Part of the Salmo trutta chromosome 5, fSalTru1.1, whole genome shotgun sequence genome is shown below.
GGTTGGGACTTGGTTGGGTAGTCTAGGCCTGGGCAGGGTTAGGTTAGGTAGTGCCAGGCTAGGCTGGATTGGGTTAGGTAGTGCCAAACTAGGCTGGGTTGGATGAGGTAGGGTTGGGCTGTGTCCGGCCCGGTCCTCTCCCTGGTTTTTCTGGTCCACAGAGCGCTGAGCAGAAATCTGCCGTGCTGCCCTGGTCTGGGGCCTGCGGCGGATGGAGCCTTTAGCTCGACCCTACAGGAAGAGAAGACACATGAAGTCAGAACAGGGGCTTCTTTAGGAAGGTACAAGGTTAGAGCTTTAGGTGTGCTTCGTTTCCCCCACACCCCAGtgcctgacctctgacccttgaCCAACCTTGTTGGCACACTGTAGCACGGACACCTGGACAGGGTGGTCGAAGCTAAGCCCTCTGTTGCTGGGGGACTGGGTCCATGCCGGACTGGGGCTGAGGCCTGGTAGTCCACTGACCCCCCCTAGGATCCAAGGGGACGCGCTAGGCAGGAGGGCAGCAGGGTTGATCACCAGGGTGGTCTGAGAGTGGGGAGGAGGAACACATTTGTTCATCAACTAAAGTCCTTTATAAGAGAGTGTTTGTAGCACAGTGAGGACACATGCAAATGGTTATCACATTATAGAATTGGATTTACAAGTAATTTTGTTCATGCAGTTCCTCATAATCATCAGAACAAAGCGGTAGAcatacagaggaaagagagagcccAAGAATAAAGCCAAAGTCAAAATGTAGACATAGGAATGACATCTATTCATGCAGTTTCAGGAAGAAGAAAGGCTGAGCAATCACTTTCAGTCTGATGGTAAAAAAAGTCAACATTATGCGAATCAATCTGACAGTCACGCTGTCTCCGTTTAGCTTTTAAGCCAGTAGTGGAAAAGACCACATGATTCATGTCAAAGGCGGAGGTTCAAAGATGTCTGGCAGAGAACACGTTGGACGAATAAACTCTCACTCAGAAAGAGTAAAGCGTTGACTGATTTAAAAGAAGAAGTTATTTACTTGGAGTTTTCCAATTCGTGACGAAGGCTCTTTAGATTTTACAGGGCTTGGTGCCGGCTTCTGTGCAGTTGAACACCATAGATCAGGTGAAAAGGTCCAAtgtagctgtttttatctcaatatcaaataatttcttggTAACAATTAAGTAACTAACTGtgatttttgaccattttaattgaaaaacaaAAATAGTGTCTTAGCGAAGAGCAATCTTTCAACAAAGAATTTTGCCAGGACTGTCTGAGTGTAGAGGGGATAACAAGCTGTTATTGGTAGAGCGGTGTGGAACTCTTTctcattggtctattaactaatttaccacctggtgacatcatcccaccaaaacaggctgacatttcaggcagtcttttcaaacagctcctccacaaaaagggcattatcattttcacaatgTTATGCCaaactcatagtgtggaaatatatctAAAACAtaggaaaatcacgtttttgacctTTAAGTAATCTTGACACAGACAGGAGTACCTCCAAAAGCAATGTAACAGCCTGGATAACATTCCCTTGAAATATATCACAGTATAACAAGTCTCaactgagaggagagagcattACTGTCTATAGATAACCTTCAAAATCTGAAACCCTTCAATCATAAACACATTGGCAATCACATAGACTGCAGAGCactaaggctgcatttacacaggctgcccaattctgatcttaATTTTGTTTTTACTAattagtcttttgaccaatcagatcagctctgaaaaaaaatctaatgtGAAAAGATATGATGCGAttgatcaaaagaccaattagtggaaaaaaatatcaaaattggGCTACCTGTGTAAACCAGCCTACGTAAGACTGTTTCATCAGCCTTATCTCACTCCCTGTGCCAGAAGGTTTTGGGGATGGCTCGTCTTTACCGGGTTTACTGGGCTTCTCCCATACTTTCTGAGGTCAAATGAAAGACAAGGACTGAGGGTGTAGTCATTAGTAAATTAATCAAGTTGTTATTGTATTGATTGAATAGGGTACTGGCCGAAGAGCTTTGGGCTTGACAGAGCTGAAGAGGTCATCTTCATCCTCATCACTAAAAAGTGTTGGGGCTGCCGACCTCACTGAGCTGGGCCTGGACTTCACTGAGCTACTGGCATTACTGGGGCTGAACCTCAGACAGGAACACAGCACTTTATCACCAGGAATATCAGAAGTACAATTAATTTATCACTAAATGAAATAGCAGGTAGTACTAGTCAATGTGCATCCACCCTGGTCCTGGTGAGTGCAGGCTTTTGCTCTCGCCCAACACTAACACCTTTCCCATCTCACTGAGTACTGTCCCTAGAACTCACCACAGACTTGTCAGGCGTGGCGAAGATGTCAACGTCGGGGTGGTTGTCTCTCTGCTGAGTGTGACTGAAGAGCCGTTCCTCATCCTGGAACACCCCGGTACTGCTCTTGGTATGAGGACGCTCCTCTGTAGGCTAACACACAGACATaggatttacacacacacacacgaattgTCAGTAGTATGAATAAACAAACCCAGACAAACCTTTAGTGTGTTTATGGCAGCTGGTTTGCTAGGTATGGAGATGGGGACAGTCCAGTCAGCACCCTCATCATCAAACAGACTGATGGTGTTCTTCTTCATTTTGGATTCCTTTTCCATGGGGGGCGGGCCCTCCTTAGACAGGAAGTCATCACCATCCGTCTCGTCCAATGGGCTCTTAGTCTGCTTGTTAAGTGACAGGAAGATATAGAGTCTGAGTACAGCACCTTACACTTAGGAGCAGGGCTCCATCTCAATtcacctttcctctctccttaccTCAATCTCAACCATACTGGAAGAGAATGTCCAAGGTCCCTCCCCTTAGGCCTTCTTCTCCAATGCAttttgagaaggagagaggatgtgaggcATTAACGAAAGATGAATTGAGAAAGGGCCCAAATGACTAAAACTAAGTTATGGTTAAGATTTGGGTTTGATGAGTTCAGCTGATCCTAGATTTGAGCTTAGGGAGAACTTCTACCCTGAGCCTCATGTAGCGTCTCACCTTGGCGGCTCCCAGTCGGTCTCCCAGCACGTTGATCCCTCCAAACAGACTGACGGCCCCTACTGGCTTCTTCTTACTCTCACTGCCCTCAAGTAGAGAGGACAGGGGTTGTACCTCAGGACCCTTCGCTGCCCTCTCCTCTGCATGCCTCTTCTCCACTGGGGGAGGATGTTTGTCTGTGTGGACCAGCGAGGGGGCTGGGGAGGCCACAGCAGCAGCCTAGAGAACAGCACAAGGGCACAGGAGACGGGTATGAACTAGGGGGTAAATTACTAGTTTAAAATTCAACAATACATACATGTCACTGCAGGGATGTTACCACACATATATTTCCATGAGTACAATACAAACAGTACTCTCCCCCCAAAAATATCatgaataaaaacacatttttcattCAATATTTGAATTGTTTTGAAATAATATATAAGAGCCTACAtccagtgcattgggaaagtattcagaccccttccctttttccacattttgttaagttacagccttattctaaaatctattaaattgggagtttttttctcatcaatctacacacaatatcccataatgacaaagaaaaaacatgttaagaaatcaaatgtaaaaaaataactgAAAAATGACAtgtacagaagtattcagactctgAGTACTTTGCTaaagcaccgttggcagcgattacagccttgagtcttcttgggtatggcgctacaagcttggcacacctgtatttggggagtttctcccattcttatctgcagatcctctcaagcgctgtcaggttggatggggagcgttgctgcacagctattttcaggtctcttcagagatgtttgatcgggttcaagtccgggctctggctaggccactcaaggacattcagagacttgtcccaaagccacttgtgcgttgtcttggctgtgtgcttagggtcgttgtcctgttggaaggagaaccGTCGCACCAGTATGAGGTCCTTagcgatctggagcaggttttcatgaaggatctctgtgctttgttctgttcatctttcccttgatcctgactagtctcccagtccctaccgctgaaaaacatccacacagcatgatgctgccaccaccatgcttcaccgtagggatggtgccaggtttcctccagacatgacacttggcattcaggccaaagagttcaatcttggtttcatcagaccagagaatcttgtttctcatggtctgagattctttaggtgccttttggcaaactccaagcgggctgtcatgtgccttttactgaggtgtggcttctgtctggccactctaccataaaggcttgattggtggagtgctgcagagatggttgtccttctggaaggttctcccatctccagaggaactctggagctctgtcagtgtgaccatcggcttcttggtcacctctctgaccaaggcccttctcccccgattgtccagtttggccgggtggccagctctaggaagagtcttggtggttccaaacttcttccatttaagaatgatggaggccactgtgttcttgaagaccttcaatgctgcagaattttgttgatacccctccccagatctgttcctcaacACAATGCTGTCTTGggcctctacggacaattccttctacctcatggcttggtttttgctctgacatgcactgtcaactgtgagaccttatataggaCAGGTgagtgtctttccaaatcatgtccaatcaattgaatttaccacaggtggactccaatcaagttgtagaaacatctcaaggatgatcaatgaaacaggatgcacctgagctcaatttcaagactcattgtaaagggtctgaatacttatgtaaataaggtatttcagttttttatatttttatacatttgcaaacatttctaaaaacctgttatcactttgtcattatggggtattgaatgtagattgatgaggattttatttaattaatccattttaaaataaggctgtaacataacaaaaatgtggaaaaagggaaggggtctcaacactttccgaatgcacggtaTTACTGAATTCTATTGTTGCCCCGAAGGCTTTTCATCTTTAGGCTATAATTCATGTCAGTGGCTGcttcccaaaatggcaccctattccctatatagtgcactatatagggaacaggttgCCATTTGTGACAGACAAAATCTGTAACCCAGGCTTACTTTAGGGTCAGCTAGAGTAGAGCTGTTGTTGATGGCTGGTTTGAAGCCAAAGAGGGATCCCTTATCTTCACCATCCTCAGTCTCATCTTGAAACAGGAGAGACACTCTCTGTGGCTTCTTCTGACTGCATCAACACAGACATTTACACCCATCAAAACAACACCAAGACCCTAACTAGAGATAATGATTTAACTTCTTTTTTAACACTAGTCAAACATTTTGGCACAGTGTCTCTATTGTTGTGGATATAAAGTTTACCTCAACTCCTTGGTAGCAGCAAAGAGATCGTCATCATCCTCATCGAACAGGCTGTCGAAAGGATCTGCTTTGACACTGGGTAGACTATAGCGGGCGCTATAACTGGACTTCATCCCTCCAGTCTTTCCTGCACTATGCTTGGAGCTCATCCAATGGTCCTGATACAGACAGAATACAAAGGGTTAAATAGATAGCATGTGTTGAAGTATTAGCGACAACCTTCACTATCAAGCCCAAAATTGCCCCCTACCCTTCTGGTGTTTGCAGATTTGTAGGAATAGGATGGTTGTAAGCTGTATCTGAAGCTGTGCTGAGCCCATTGGATGGAGTTGCCATCACCATATTGGctatgggcaattccacagttAGAGTGTTGCAGAAACTCAGATCTTACACTTTAAAAtatatgtcaaacaaaaaccaatgattgaaAAATTACGCAAACCATACAACCCTAAGCCCAAGGACAAcaaacaatttccacagaaatgcagtgcagatgcaaagtttggtaccAAACGTTACATCTGTAcagttcttcaagtaaatgtgtttttgtaaaatgttctgtggAAACTTAAAAGTAGtctttgtgcatagagttgtatggtttaactttgcaataaaaaaaagatttacactactggtcaaaagttttagaacacctactatgccaagagtgtgcaaagctgtcaaggcaaagggtggctactttgaagaatcttaaatattaaatatagtttgatttgtttaacacttttttggttactacatgattccatgtgttatttcatagttttgatgtctttgctattattctacaatgtagaaaatagtataaataaagaaaaagccttgaatgagtaggtgttctaaaacttttgaccggtagtgtatatatattttttagttaAATGAtcattctgttactgtggaattgcccacaCACCTGTCCAGTTATTTCACATCTGTGAATACAAAAAGGGGTAGTGGCTACAGAAGGAGGCATTCTTTTCTGAAAGGCTGATGTTGAACGGAAGTTTATGTAGCAAGGTTCCGTTCCCTCCCATTACCTCGTCCTCACTGAAGAGGGTGCGAGAGACAGGTTTCTTGACTTGTGGTGTGGCATCTTCAGTTTGGCTTGATTTAGATTTCTTCGCAGACGCAAACAGATCCTGCATAATGAAAGAAAGTGGTTAGATATGAAGATGCAGGTACCAATTAATTATATTTTATGGACCGATATCAGTCATAGCTCATTTTCTCACCTTATCCTCCTCATCAACAAATATGGACAGATGAGCTTTGCTCTGAAGTGTTGGTTCCGGCTTGGACTGACTCTTAGGGATGGTTGGACATATCTGTAGAAAGACAGGGACAGAAGGTTGAGGTTAAATCTGTAAAACAAAGTGTGCTCCATGATTACCCAGAAAATTCTACAGGGTTCGTACAGAcagtggcaagtcaaattcaaggacttaaGTACTTTTTCAGTCACTAATATTTATTTTCAAGGACCATCAATTTGTAATGGTTCATATTATGTCATTGTTTCTAGTCGCCACCAGATGGCAGTATATAGCTACAACCTAATGGTGAAAAAAAAGTAGTTTTCATTACTACCTTACAAGTTCTACTCAATAATACCTTGTTTCACTACATACATGAGTGGTATGTCAGTACTGATGAGCCTCTAATTTGAGTAGTGATGAGCAGAGTTTTGGGACATGCCTACTGGTGAACACACATTTCCTATTCACATTACTACACAACTCCAGCTTAATGACTGTGCTTTTATTCGGCATTTGGGAATCTATTACTTAATAGCTACGAAAAGCGTCTCGCTTCCGACTGGCAGCTTTAGTGTCGCCGGCCGGGAAAAGGGTGGGTGGGCTGTGTGAGGAACACGGCACCTTAACGGCCACCAGAAGGGCAGGAGCACAGCCGTCACTTGATAAAGCGGAATATCGCAGGCACCCCGTGAATGAGGCGATGGGCAAAAAAGctctggaggatgttgcagagaAAAAGTCACAAATGTAGATCTGGCGCCAGCGCAGGATGCAGCGTTGTCATTCCCCCTTCATGTGACCCTTCAGGAGCGATTCACCCATGCTCGCAATCTCAAAGTCTGACGCATTTATTTGCACCTTACATGGTGTGGGTTGGTTGGTTCCACTGACGTAGTGGTAAAAAGGTGGGTAAActatacaaaaatataaaacgcaacatgtaaagtgttggtctcatgtttcatgagttgaaataaaaaaatccctgaattttttttatttgattttttatttatctgttattttaccaggtaagttgcctgagaacacgttctcatttacagcagcgacctggggaatagttacaggggagaggagggggatgaatgagccaattgtaaactggggatgattaggtgaccgtgatgatatgaggaccagattgggaatttagccaggacaccagggttaatacctctactcttatgataagtgccatgggatctttaatgaccacagagagtcaggacacccgtttaacgtcccatccgaaagacggcaccctacacagggcagtgtccccaataaTGTTCCATTTGGACAAAAAGGCAGGGTTGAATCTACATTTTACTGCCATTTTAGCTATCAATGTGACGTTTGAGGATATACAACTCAGTAGTCTGCCTGGAAAATAATTTGCAAGACCAATACAATTTTCATGTTGACATATTTCATCATTATCTGTTCTCTCATTTAATTCAATGACATTCAAGTAATGGATCCTTACTTGAGAATAAGTGTTGAAAAGAAGCACACCTGCGAGTGAGtgagttagagagaaagagagatattgcATATAGAGATGATGGATAAAAGAGGACTCCCACCTCCTCTGACTCTTCACTGGTGGAGGGCCGTTGTTTCTTTAGTGGCTCAGTCAGCAGGCTCTTGGTACCAGGACCAAACATGGAGACACCTCCTGCTGGCATCTAAACACAACCAAAAACCTCATCACTGAAAGCAACAACCATCATTCTCAACAACCATCAGTGCAACATGTAATCATGATCCCCAAGTCCCCTAAATCAATAACCATGATCACGCTAATGTTAGTCAATTAACAAGTATCCCACTTAATATGTAGGGTGTTCACCCATAAAAGTATTCATTAattcaaggtttatacaaataaCATACAACATACAACAGAGAATTGTGTCAGAAAAACAGTAGTCTAACCCCCATGTCGCTACCATAGACGGTTTAAAAGTTAGACAATTTACTCTGAGAATTTATCATGTTTAGAGTGAATGGAATGTCATCACAGGCATGATCAAAGTGGTCACTGCTCCATAGAACTCTGCTCCGCGGCAGAACAGCACTAACAGGCCTCCCGAGCGGCACAGCGGTCAAAAGCACTGCTTCGCAGTGATACAGGCATCATACAGATCCGGGTTTGATtccgggctgtgtcacagccggctgtgacgtggagacccatgaggtgtccggcgtcgtccgggttaggtcggccgggatgtccttgtcccattgcgctctagtgactccttgtggcgggccgggcataTGCACGCTGGCTTCAGTCGCCAGGTGTAAGGTGCttcgggttaagcgagcagtgtgtcaagaagcagtgcggcttggcagggtcgtgttccggaagacgcatggctcttgaccttggCCTCTCACGAGTCCGTACGAGAGTTGCAGCAATAGTACAATTGGATCCCACGAAATTGGGGGAAAAAGTCAACTAGTGGCTGCAGGTCAAATGAGTGAAAACATTGGCTTTTTCTAAATGAAATCTGCAGTATAAAAACAAAATAGGGactaaatatgtatttatttacaaagcTAACAGACAATTTCAATAACCACCCTCCGTGAAGACAATATGTTCATGTTTACATTGTGTATTTCTGAATCTTTCCCTTTAAATCGCCATAGAAATGGCACCTCTCAACATAGAAAAATCTAAATCAACTTGATACCAATCTAACCCGCAGAAACACCTCCAACTGGTACCACCTCCCATTGCCAAATATGGAAGAGATAGACCCAAGAGCAGCACAGTCTAAACTAGCAACGGTCACAACAAACTAACATTCTTATTTCATCAACACTGTCAACTATAAGTATACTCAAGTTACAATATTGCAGAGAACAATCTAATGATTCATTATGTGTGATTTATAATGACACATAAGAAAACAACGTTTTGACATAACTTTTGTAGCATCCTCTTGAATTGCCCCGTTTTTCTCTAAATTCTAAGGTAGTGAGCGGAGGCCCTATGATACAGTATAGGTAAAAACAACGCTCTGTACACTCACCTTTTTCTGAGGAGACTGTTTCAcctgttcttcctcctcctccaccacctccctcctACTCTGTAGAGGGGGCAGAACACCGGAGTTCTCACTGAAGATGTCACCATCCTCATCACCTCCTCCAGACAGATCCACTGTCTTCCTCTGCTTGGGTTCCTCCTGTCCAGCTGAACACAGGTGACAACACATTATGAGTGCTTGTGCTGAAGACAGTTATAGTGTGGCAAGATCTAAGATGTGAAACTTACTGCATGAATGAAAATAAGCTGAAAACTTGATTCACATACCTAAGAGCAAATGATGTATTGGCGTGATGCCAATGTAAGATTTTTACTGATATTTTACGATCATTGATCTGAAGTTGGGATCTCGCCCACCAtgctagcgagagagagagagaagttacggTTTGATTGACTTACCTGAGCTGGATTTATTAAGGCTTTTGCCGGTGAAGAAGTCATCCTCCTCATCGTCAAACAGCCCCCCTAAAGCGGTCTTTCTAGGGGCTGATGTCTGGGTCTTGTGGGGTTTGGCTGGACTGCCGTTCTCTCTACCCCCCACTGAGTCAGAGTCATTAGGAGTGCCAAACAGGCTGTTCTCTATGGGGAAAGAAGAGGACAGGATAGACTCGTCAGATAAAACCTGGAGATGATAATATTTTCAGTACCGTCACAGAATAGTCAACATAGTACAGTAGACTGTCTGTGGTCATGTATTGTAATAGTATTTAGTTTGAACTTAATAAATCCAATTCCGTTTCAGAAAGGCAGGACGGTATCTTCAGAGGCATTATGTTCTCAAGCCCCAGAAAACTGTCTTCTTCATTTGAGTAACACTGTTATTACTACTTCATCTTTGAAATGCCTTTGCTGTCCTTAGGGCATGTTTctatgctcccgagtggcgcagcggtctaagacactgcatctcagtgcaagaggcatcactgcagtctttggttcgaatccaggctacaTCACATCcagccttgattgggagtcccataaggtttggccggtgtaggccgtcattgtaaataagaatttgttcttaactgacttgcctagttaaataaaggttaaataaataaattcaaattatattacctgggaatattgacaCAGTCCCTGAAGGAATCTTCTTAGCAGGCTTGACAGGTTCTGGCAGAAACACAAGAGAGACTTACAGGTTCTGTTAACAGGTCAGTCTCTATACTGTCCAGAAAAATAGCATTACTCAAAATGAATAAGGTAACCCACAAAAAATGAATTAGAAACAGTGACCACAGCCATTTCACAACATTCTCAATTCACTTACAAGAAAACATCCTGAAAAGGAAAGCAACCATCTAAACttgcagaagaaaaaaaatgtttttgattgCAAAACATCTAGTGTGCCCTAATGAAAACAGCCTTGGTGTTTCAACAGACAGTTTGTATGACTATTATTACCTGTGGTCTTCTCCTCTGCTACAGGCtgttgaggtggatcagagaacaGATCCCCCTGGACAACAAACATCATTATCAGGGTCGCTATGGTTTCAGACAAAACTCATTTAAATGTACTCTTCGGGAGCTTTTAACAGGCTGTAGATTCATTTTGTTTTCTTTGAACAGTTCACTTATTGATTTCTATCCATCATATGTGAAATTACAATGGGTAAGTAACATGGAAAAAGTAAGACATGGAAGCTACAAAACGGCGTTCATGTGAGCCTACCTCATCAAACAGTCCTCTCCCTCCGCTGAAGAGGCCTCCTTTCCCTCCAAACGGAGAGAGGTCCTCGTCCTCCATCTTGGGCGGCCCGAATAACTCCTCGCCGTCATCTTCAATAGCTACAACAACACGAACAGGTGTCAACAAGTCAAAAAAATGACTGGTAAATACTGCAATGTCATGACTGCTTGTCAAATGACATCTCATTCAGTCACTTTGGAGCGAGACCAACTCCACTAATGCTCTTCTGACTGAAGTGTTATGAAGTAACAGCTTAGCAGGTATAATATAATTGtatagatagtgagagagattAGGTGCTTGTACACAATGTGCAGTAAAGAAAACTCTTTTAGATGAGTGAATTGCTGTCCAACCCGGTGGCCTCTCAGCCTTGGGCTCTTTCTTTGCTTTACTGTTCTTCTTCGAGGCAGACGACAACGCTTCAGAGAAGTGACACGGGGAAGGAAACATGAGCATGCACATGCAGAACAATGATATGTAGTGAAACATGCATGTGCTGTTGAAATCTGCCATCATTATTTGCATTATGACATCACATTTGTTGTATGGCCTACATTATGTACAAATGTACCAACTGAAAACACATCTTGGAACTTGTATGGAGCAAACAGTGGCCATAATAATCAAAACAGAGAGGACAGATAAATGAATTTAGGTAGATTGTTAGAGTGAAGTGTAGGATCATTAGTCTGGGTGCCAGACTGTGTGTTCCGCGCAGTCATACGGCATATCAAGATGTTTTCCTTTATTTTAAGCCTGAATTGAGaattacagtggcaagaaaaagtatgtgaaccctttggaattacctgcatttctgcataaattggtcatcaaatttgatctgatcttcatctaagtcacaacagacacagtgtgcttaaactaataacacaaaagttgtatttttcttgtctatattgaatacatcatttaaacattcacagtgtaggttggataaagtatgtgaacccctaggttaATGACTTCTCCacagctaattggagtcaggagtcagctaacctgtagtccaatcaatgagacggtTGGacgttggttagagctgccttgccctataaaaaacactcacagcATTTGAGTTCGCTATTGACAAGAAGCCTGATGTGAACTATGCCTCGAacaagagatctcagaagacctaagattaagaattgttgacttgcataaagctggaaagggttacaaaagtatctctaaaagcctgtTCATCAGttcacggtaagacaaattgtctataaatggagaaatttcagcacagttgctactctccctaggagtggccgtcctgcaaagatgactgcaagagcacagcgcagaatgctcaatgaggttaagaagaatcctagaatgTCAGCTAAAGAcatacagaaatctctggaacactaACAGTTGGAACACtagagtctacgatacgtaaaacacaatggtgttcatgggaggacatcacggaagaagccactgctgtccaaaagaaacattgctgcacgtctgaagttggCAAAAGTGCActtggatgttccacagcgctactcgcaaaatattctgtggacagatgaaactacagtggagttgtttggaaggaacacaaaacacaacctggatttctgcataaattggtcatcaaatttgatcaaatcttcatctaagtcacaacaatagacaaacatagtgtgcttaaactaataagaAAGGAGGAAAAAAAAGGcatagcacaccaacatcaaaacctcatcccaactgtaaagtatggtggaaggagcatcatggtttggggcagCTTTGCTGACTCAGGGCCTGGACCGCTTGCTATCATTGAcgtaaaaatgaattcccaagtttatcaagacattctgcaggagaatgttaggctgtctgtctgccaatggaagctcaacagaagttgggtgatgcaacaggacaacaacccaaaacacagacgtaaatcaacaacagaatggcttcagaagaaaatacgccttctggagtggcccagtcagagccctgacctcaaccctattgagatgATGTGGCATATCCTCAACAGAGCAGTTCACACCAAACATTCCAAGAATATTGcttaactgaaacagttttgcaaagaggaatggtccaaaattcctccggaccattgtgcaggtctgatccacaactacagaaaacgtttggttgaggttattgctgcccaaggagggtcaaccagttattaaatccaa
Proteins encoded:
- the LOC115193572 gene encoding WASH complex subunit 2 isoform X2 — translated: MRNGIIESLFTTFGAHISLTWTTVTKMSGLPVGMANVPSKSNHTGKDGQVWERLWTLEEMRQTSANWSLAADSGLFLFLQDFSQRMLSKTHEIEKQLDGLIRDTKATDCCVHTVFNDFLMLSNTQFIENRVYDEEVVPKPEALERPPEQKTREQKEAQLIPKVQEAVNYGLMVLDSAFEQLDIKAGNSDSEDEEATDRVEPILEPKDLYVDRPLPYLIGSQLFMGQEDVGLGDLSSEEMSVDSDRDTVILSEDGKDADQSDDDFDQDEEGPGTMKKKSSMLSDDEEGDSDIFGESDEDDDDDDRKNPRPSSFADELAARIKGEPISKPEGDRTSIEDDGEELFGPPKMEDEDLSPFGGKGGLFSGGRGLFDEGDLFSDPPQQPVAEEKTTVSLVFLPEPVKPAKKIPSGTVSIFPENSLFGTPNDSDSVGGRENGSPAKPHKTQTSAPRKTALGGLFDDEEDDFFTGKSLNKSSSAGQEEPKQRKTVDLSGGGDEDGDIFSENSGVLPPLQSRREVVEEEEEQVKQSPQKKMPAGGVSMFGPGTKSLLTEPLKKQRPSTSEESEEICPTIPKSQSKPEPTLQSKAHLSIFVDEEDKDLFASAKKSKSSQTEDATPQVKKPVSRTLFSEDEDHWMSSKHSAGKTGGMKSSYSARYSLPSVKADPFDSLFDEDDDDLFAATKELSQKKPQRVSLLFQDETEDGEDKGSLFGFKPAINNSSTLADPKAAAVASPAPSLVHTDKHPPPVEKRHAEERAAKGPEVQPLSSLLEGSESKKKPVGAVSLFGGINVLGDRLGAAKTKSPLDETDGDDFLSKEGPPPMEKESKMKKNTISLFDDEGADWTVPISIPSKPAAINTLKPTEERPHTKSSTGVFQDEERLFSHTQQRDNHPDVDIFATPDKSVTTLVINPAALLPSASPWILGGVSGLPGLSPSPAWTQSPSNRGLSFDHPVQVSVLQCANKVGQGSEGRAKGSIRRRPQTRAARQISAQRSVDQKNQGEDRAGHSPTLPHPTQPSLALPNPIQPSLALPNLTLPRPRLPNQVPTTALPSLPASLPSQPLLTDVSVRPSVLTLPVSNTPLKRDFSKGCKVKVLPSPDEADLFGSDSPFGSVPAQAPVPKLTTPSPKLTTKTTEGELTPKKEKEATPPSLFDDPVGDLFQKVKPRSAKKAKASSFLEDEEDIFVLGKSSTPTTKITAGGKFTKAGSNSTPKQDLFQDEAETTPKAHKDKSLDASLFDDNVDIFADLTATSKPKEKKSKKAETKSIFHDHMDDVFSPSTVKPMAKQPPSKSKKSPPSQDTSAADDLGNIFDDPLNALGGN